The following nucleotide sequence is from Corylus avellana chromosome ca7, CavTom2PMs-1.0.
TCCATCAAAGCCTGCCTGTGGCAATACTGTCAATTCAGACAGCCAGACATTTGCAAATACCCATCGTGGCACGCTTTGCAGTCCCCACCTAACAAAGCTGAACAAAATGGAATGCCAAAAGACACAATCAGAGAATTTCTagagaaatgaaaaatcatGCGGTTAGCATCCTCCCCCTCTACccataaatttaaattcaattcaCTCCTGTAACTtaataattctttctctttttatggCCCTCTCCTTGAGGATGGTCCCAATGCCCCTGATGAAAAGCCTCCTTCTCCAATTTCGATGACTATTTTACTACCATGTTGCACATAACCACTGATTGATGAAAGGCAAAATCTTCCTTCACATATCCAATCTGGATTGGCTAACACATAGCTCTTGACCATAAATCCCAGAACTATACTAGATGATACCAACAAAACAACCCCATTTGACCACCATAAGAGTACTTGCAGTTAGGAGTCAGTAAGGGACTCATTCTCATGGCCAACTACCGTAGAACTTTGTTCTTGCACTTTTTCCCATTTCATACATTGATGCTTTATTGATAATATCATTCACACCAGCCTTTAATACAAGAACTTCTCATACAATACCCTTCCCCCCCCCACAAACAACAATAACCTCACCTCTTCTCTGCCATTTTCTTGCACCAATGACTTAGAAAAAAATGCTTTCAGAGTTCTACAGCAGGCATTTCTCATACCGGTCACCCAAAGAAACAAATGGCTGGTAGGCCTTGACATATTAAGCATTCTTCAAAATCATATGTATAAATTGATGCTTTATCAATATCTCATCCATATCAATCAcccaaaagaacaaacaaatcTAATCTTTACTAGActaccacaaaaaataaaaaataaaaagttattggcCTCGACTTCCACAATAATGAACCTAATCCTTCTCCGCCCCATTTGCTTGCACCAACAACATTGAAAATAATGGCTTCAGTGTAGTTCCACCAGTtgcattttttaataacaaactCAATAAACAATGCAATGAATTtcatgtgaaaataaaaatgcacAGCTGCAGGACAAGATAGACAGATAGAGACTATCACTTAGATTGTCTTTTATGAATTCATAATGTCTGCAGGAAATTCAAATAATGGCTTTTTTGAATTCACATGATGGCCTAAGATAATGACGAAACTAGAAACGTAACTATTTCTGCTACCGAGTAACCAgtgtaaataaaaatttacctCGCTAACTATCTTCTACTACACAAATTGAGAGACAACCTATAACCGATTCACTCAACATTACTCTCCCTCAGAGCCTCTCTCTAATCTGTATGTTCAACCTATAATCTACAGCTACGAGAGCATCAAAAGGCATTAACAAAACCTAAACAAACGCAGTAAAGTACCAAGAAGCATGACACCGCATGGAAACAAGTTCTTTCGGCTATAGCTCGTTGTCCTCCTCGTGCTCAAGCTCCTGAAAATACTTCAATGCACGAAACACGTCCCCCTTAGAATCCCTTACTCGCGCAACCAAGCCCTTGAAATCCTTCAAATAATACTTGATGTCCTTGTCCCTGCACCTGTCCATGGCCTCCTCTATTTCTCTGGACAAGCCCTCGAGTTCATCAGCCATTTCCAAACACTCCCTTATGTCGCCACAGCGAGCCCTGTGGCATAACAAGTCTTTGGCCAATATCTCTTGGAACCCAAATCTGGCGGATTCGAGCTCTTGGCTATAACCACGAAGCTGGGTCTTGAGCAAATGCCAAGCTTGGTCGTCGGGTTTTACTTCGAGCACAAAGTCTACAACTTTCATCTTGACCTTAAGGTCAAAGTAGCTAATCTTAACGCCGTTGCTCTCTCCGACGTGTTCTTGGGTTGACGGTTGAGAAATGAGGGGCTTTGGGTCGAAGCGCATCCGCGTGAAGAGTAATGCTGCTGTGGCTGTCGAGGCGATGGTGGGCAGGGTTATTCTGAGGAGGGACTTGAGGGTTTGGCAGAGTGCGTGTTTGGGGTTCTGGGTGGTTCTGTGAAGTGGGTCCggcgatgatgatgatgatgatggtgatgatgaggCTCTGGCCGGtgctgatgatgatgacgatgatggCGTTGGGGCTGTGAGGAAGAGAGAAGATATGGGCTCCGGGAATGACGGACGGCGGTGATTGAGTGAGAGGTGTAGGGTTTGATGACAGTTGTGCAGTCTAGCAAGAGACTCcattttcagagagagagagagagagagagagggagagagagactgaAGCCTTAGGGGAAGACGTATTCAATTCAAAACCCTGGAAACGAGCTCCCCCCAACACCCCCctcccccaccaaaaaaaaaaaaaacaaacaaacaaacaaactggTAATTGGGACACAAAGAGGGGTGGGCCTTTGTGATTTGGAGTGGGCTTGGGCTTTTTGTGTGTCTCAACAAAGAAGTGGCTCACTGATCTTACTGGCCCGCTCGAGtttgtaaaggaaaaaagattttttataaattgagtcgtaaaaaattcttttaatataATCTCTAAAAATACTGTGTATTTTCCGTTTCAAATTTATGTgataattataaagaaaaaaaaaatcaaatgtagTCCTTAGATTTTCATgtgatttttatataatttatagattttcaattttaataattaaaaccTTACGATCGGAAGAAATTCCTCCGActtaattgaaacaaaaaatttatcttaTAAAAGTATTGGGTCCAAAAAATTCAATGAATTTGTATGCAAAATATGCAACattaaattcatcaaaaacTAATGGAATTGGTAAATTAGATAATTGGTATGTTTGTGAGATTTGGGTGGTGGTTGTTACCATTTTTGTTCCTGTAAATTGGGCCCCATGATGGGTGGGTTGGTGCGAGAGAGTGACACTGCCAGCCATGACTGCAATTCGGAGCCACCCGCCACTCCCACCAACCCCAACCGGGTCGATTTTGCCAACAGGCAACAACCCATTTAAATAATTCACCAACCACGAAGTACAACATTTCCAGCACAACGTACAATCGCTCATAGCACAGAACAAGGGACACTTTCAGTGTCTTTTCCCACGTTTATGGTGGCCATCTTTTGGTTGGTAAACCCTCCCCCCTCCGGAGAGTCAATCTAACAACACCCATTGCACCAAAAGCCCCCAATTCTCAGCAAACCCATTATAGAAAGCGAGAGAGCAACTGGAAGAGAgagccagagagagagagagagagagagagagatggctcAAGTAAGCAAAATCTGCAGTGGAGGAGCTCATAGCACCCAAATTTTTCACAACAATCCCAAACCCCACAAGCACAATTCTCTGAATTCTCTTAATTTCAGGCCACAGTTCTTGGCCTCACCAAATTCTTGGACTTTGAAGCACAAGAATGTGAGCTTGGTGGGTAGTCGTCGAGCTGGTGCGGTTAGGGTTTCGGCTTCGGTTGCCGCAGCAGAGAAGCCGTCAACGGTACCGGAGATCGTGTTGCAACCCATCAAAGAGATCTCCGGTGCTATCACGCTGCCGGGGTCCAAATCGCTGTCGAATCGGATTCTGCTTCTGGCTGCTCTCTCTGAGGTATACAATCAATTGAGTTCTTGAGGGTAACTCTAGTTTTCTTGTACTGTAGTGGAGGAACTTGGTTTGGGTATATCTGGGTTTTTTCGGTTCCCTAGATAGTGCAGGAAAATGCAGGAGAGTTTGAAAATTTGATCGCATTTTAGGTTCTTTAATCAGTTAATATGTGTATGTCATTTTCTAGCTTATGAGCCTAATATGAGAATTATGGAAGAACGCGATTTGTGGTGATGATGATTTCTGGTATTTGGATTTTAAATGGGATTGAAAGGACATCCGTTTTGGTTTGAGAATAGGCATTTGGTTTGGTATCTTTGTTGCACACTTGTACTTTTCACTAAGTTCCTGTTTGGACTTGGAAACaagggagaaaagagaagagaattgcaaagtttttttttctgggCTAATTTGAATTCTTGTCATATAAACTGCGCTTGGATCATAATAAAATATGGTTATAGAAAGTATTGGGAATTA
It contains:
- the LOC132188725 gene encoding uncharacterized protein LOC132188725, producing the protein MESLARLHNCHQTLHLSLNHRRPSFPEPISSLFLTAPTPSSSSSSAPARASSSPSSSSSSPDPLHRTTQNPKHALCQTLKSLLRITLPTIASTATAALLFTRMRFDPKPLISQPSTQEHVGESNGVKISYFDLKVKMKVVDFVLEVKPDDQAWHLLKTQLRGYSQELESARFGFQEILAKDLLCHRARCGDIRECLEMADELEGLSREIEEAMDRCRDKDIKYYLKDFKGLVARVRDSKGDVFRALKYFQELEHEEDNEL